The following proteins come from a genomic window of Ovis canadensis isolate MfBH-ARS-UI-01 breed Bighorn chromosome 22, ARS-UI_OviCan_v2, whole genome shotgun sequence:
- the SFRP5 gene encoding secreted frizzled-related protein 5: MRAAAGGARAAALALLLGALHGAPARGEEYDYYGWQTEPLHGRSYSKPPQCLDIPADLPLCHTVGYKRMRLPNLLEHESLAEVKQQASSWLPLLAKRCHSDTQVFLCSLFAPVCLDRPIYPCRSLCEAVRAGCAPLMEAYGFPWPEMLRCHKFPPDNDLCIAVQFGHLPATAPPVTKICAQCEMEHSADGLMEQMCSSDFVVKMRIKEIKIENGDRKLIGAQKKKKLLKPGPLKRKDTKRLVLHMKNGAGCPCPQLDSLAGSFLVMGRKVDGQLLLMAVYRWDKKNKEMKFAVKFMFSYPCSLYYPFFYGAAEPH; encoded by the exons AtgcgggcggcggcggggggcgcGCGGGCGGCCGCGCTGGCGCTGCTGCTGGGGGCGCTGCACGGGGCGCCGGCGCGGGGCGAGGAGTACGACTACTACGGCTGGCAGACCGAGCCGCTGCACGGGCGCTCGTACTCCAAGCCGCCCCAGTGCCTCGACATCCCCGCCGACCTGCCGCTCTGCCACACGGTGGGCTACAAGCGCATGCGGCTGCCCAACCTGCTGGAGCACGAGAGCCTGGCCGAGGTGAAGCAGCAGGCGAGCAGCTGGCTGCCGCTGCTGGCCAAGCGCTGCCACTCGGACACGCAGGTCTTCCTCTGCTCGCTCTTCGCGCCCGTCTGCCTCGACCGGCCCATCTACCCGTGCCGCTCGCTGTGCGAGGCCGTGCGCGCCGGCTGCGCGCCGCTCATGGAGGCCTATGGCTTCCCCTGGCCCGAGATGCTGCGCTGTCACAAGTTCCCCCCGGACAACGACCTCTGCATCGCTGTGCAGTTCGGGCACCTGCCCGCCACCGCGCCTCCAG TGACCAAGATCTGTGCCCAGTGTGAGATGGAGCACAGCGCTGACGGACTCATGGAGCAGATGTGTTCCAGCGACTTCG tgGTCAAAATGCGCATCAAGGAGATCAAGATAGAGAATGGGGACCGGAAGCtgattggagcccagaaaaagaagaagctGCTCAAGCCAGGCCCCCTGAAGCGCAAGGACACCAAGAGGCTCGTGCTGCACATGAAGAATGGCGCTGGCTGCCCCTGCCCACAGCTGGACAGCCTGGCTGGCAGCTTCCTGGTCATGGGCCGCAAAGTAGACGGACAGCTGCTGCTCATGGCCGTCTACCGCTGGGACAAGAAGAACAAGGAGATGAAGTTCGCAGTCAAGTTCATGTTCTCCTACCCCTGCTCCCTTTACTACCCCTTCTTCTATGGGGCGGCAGAGCCCCACTGA